ACATGGAGGTGCTCGCTACACCCAAAGGCAGTGATGATGCTCTCAATATTTCCTAAAACCTCTCAAAAATATAGAGCACATAGCTGTGCTTGCCACTTCCGAGCACATGCAAATGCTTGCTACATCCGAAGGGATGGTTGACCAATTTGTCGAGCACCTTCAAGTGCTcggaaaacaaaagaaaaatgtcGACGAATCAAATAACGACCACCTAAAGTGGTCGGAAAGTGCTCGGTATATCCCTATTTTCTGAGCAATATCGCCCTTTTTTCCGAGCACTTTGGTGCTCGGTAAATAGCTTTTTGTTTTGTAGTGTACATATCAGAGATTAATATTTAGATACAAACAAGAATTGAGAAAGATCACGAATTGAGGCAGATCGCCATTGAATATTCATGGAGATTATATTGAAGGAGATTGGGAGAAGATTGCAAGGAAAATTGtgagattgaaaaaaaatgaaaaatcacgTATTGTGTATggaaataatttgattttccaATATAcctttcaacaaaaaattttaaaataaatattgaattatggtaaattaattatagccacgagattataaaatgataggacAAGATTTGGTCATTAGTTGGGTGTTCGatattgatcacaactctatatatatatatatatatatatgcagggatgtattaagatgacaaccctctttattgtaacaccataccaccattttagaccattggatctgaaaatcgtgtgcttgtcatgctgccacatgtaaaaacacggagggaaaaaaataggaaatttctaattttacgttactagattgcagtgttgttcattgaatattgcagtcttaccacaacaattttacagtttaccacgactacaatatccaatacagtagactgcaaacccgtAAACCCGtattttttcacgaaacttaatcctaggcgtccataaatgagatctaacggactatattggtggtatgatgttggTGGCATcatagtgcacccctatatatgcatttttcatatattctaGAATTCTGTATTctattctttcatattttatataactagaattttctctataaaaatctaaatatttaataaattaataatatctatatttagaaaattctaCTCCgcatataaataattttactataattatatatattgattacaTAATTCTAGAAAAatctactatataaaatctggATTTGCataatagatatttttattttataaattcgatTTCAATACAAACACTGCCTCCATTTGGACCATAACTCAACATTATATTCGTCTTCTCTTGGGCTACTTTGATTGAAACATGGATCGAACAGTTGATACTAACGTGAAGGTAAATTATTTACGTTTCAAGACGTAAAACAGTTGAGGTGAGTCGCGCAGGGACGCCTCCAACAGGTCGGAAACCTCATCAGCTTTGTCTAAAGCCCTTCCAAACACTTTCTCCATCACACTCTCTCCAAAGTGTTCCTTAAAGCTTCCTTCCATCCCAGCTCTCAGGTGGCCTACAATGGCACGTGCACTAATATTCGACCTCGGATTCACCATCTCCGCTCTCTCGACGCTGAAACACCCGTCCTCCTCTATCACCTCCCTCACCTCCCCCATACATGGGAAGTAAAACGCCAAGTTGAACCCATCGACTTCACCTTTCCCGATCACTCCCTGCAATATACACACATGTTTCGTAAAATATGCAAatccaattcatttttttcttacttaGATTCATTATGATCACGATCACCTCATTAGCTAGCTCCAGTACGCTAGATTCAAGAAGACGAAAGATTACAGCGTAAGAACTCTGCGAGTGAGTGAGGCCTTCTGCTAATCCAGCTATGATCAGAAACATTAACCCTCCTTTCACTATCTCCTCTCCTCTCGCACTAAGGAAAGCCCTCAAATCCCTCTTGAACTGCTCCAAATATCCGTTCGCCACATGTGGGGACGCGTCTgcagataaaaataattactcgTATTTTTCTTCGTTCATTGTGGAAGAATTattactcctttcgtcccaaggaagatgactccTTCCTTGGGcagcacgggattttatgaaactttattttgtatgttaagtgGAGACGAATAAAGTAGATACAAATGTGTTTGTATTGTTTTAGTAATGGGTTGGGacaaataaaagagaaaagtgggtcatcttcggTGGGACCTGGGCTAGTGTAGTGGATTCTGCCCTCGTTCCATGCGGGTGATTTGGTGTTGATGATTTCGTCCGGCACCTTGGAGAGATAGTGAAGAGTGAAGGAAGAATAGGCCAAAGTGATGCGGCCGCGGGAGAAGAGGCGGCTGTGGAATGATCCTGGCACAGCGGCCGCGTGGTATTTGCTCTGCGGGAGGGAGGCGAAGAGCTTGTTGAAATCGTTGGCGGCGTGATCGTTGAAGAAAACCTCGAACTCGAGCTGCTGCGAAGCACTTGTTTTTGTTTGGAGTGCTTCTATCATATTCTGTACGGCGAGGAATGTGTTTGGACCCACGGAGCATCCTAAATCTACGAGGCTGACTGAGCTCGACATGTCTGCGTCCAGTTTTTCGATGATGGCTTCATGGATCATCTCCTTCACCAAATTTGCACTGTCTTTCTGCATCATGAGCACCATCAGTTATGCATTTATCATCACTATTGCAAtcatcctatttttatatattaattttataataattgttactggaataatataatgaaatatgagatctatttaataaaatagtaagaatgaaatgaaacatttattaaGTATCAGACGAAATTGAAAGTAAGATGCTTTTTGGCCTTTTTATTTGACTGTCTCAAATAAATATGTGaagttccttttttttcttcaatttcagcCTCTTTTAATCCGCATGTCTCTGACAAATGGTTTTCATCTGCGCCAGCCCCTTTGGCTTtttcaattccaaaaaaaaagtgttaaaaaagaaagaccTAAAGATGATTTCgaacaattttaataaaatttaaaatttaa
The genomic region above belongs to Salvia hispanica cultivar TCC Black 2014 chromosome 3, UniMelb_Shisp_WGS_1.0, whole genome shotgun sequence and contains:
- the LOC125216767 gene encoding loganic acid O-methyltransferase-like — translated: MAESVPTTTSGDGPFSYAKNSDFQKDSANLVKEMIHEAIIEKLDADMSSSVSLVDLGCSVGPNTFLAVQNMIEALQTKTSASQQLEFEVFFNDHAANDFNKLFASLPQSKYHAAAVPGSFHSRLFSRGRITLAYSSFTLHYLSKVPDEIINTKSPAWNEGRIHYTSPDASPHVANGYLEQFKRDLRAFLSARGEEIVKGGLMFLIIAGLAEGLTHSQSSYAVIFRLLESSVLELANEGVIGKGEVDGFNLAFYFPCMGEVREVIEEDGCFSVERAEMVNPRSNISARAIVGHLRAGMEGSFKEHFGESVMEKVFGRALDKADEVSDLLEASLRDSPQLFYVLKRK